One genomic window of Campylobacter fetus subsp. fetus includes the following:
- a CDS encoding malic enzyme-like NAD(P)-binding protein: MDLRQRALDYHEGGKIEINVKKPCKTADDLSVAYSPGVAEPCKEIEADNELAYRYTNKGNLVAVITDSTAVLGLGDIGAVAGKPVMEGKSVLFKKFANVDAFDIELDEHDPDKIVEICKALAPTFGGINLEDIGAPKCFYIEKKLQESVNIPVMHDDQHGTAIITTAGLINALKITGKKVGEIKVVVSGSGAAGIACAKMYRNLGVKHIVMLDSKGVIHTKRENLTPEKADFAIDTDARTLADAMRGADMFLGLSKAGVLSKDMVASMASNPIIFALANPTPEIMPEIAHSVRDDIMMGTGRSDYPNQVNNVLGFPFIFRGALDVRATKITENMKIAAAHALAELAEEYVPDSVLEAYGEKDIKFSKDYIIPKPFDPRVLLVVAPAVAEAAVKDGVTLVKDFDKSAYIEKLKKLF, from the coding sequence ATGGATTTAAGACAAAGGGCTTTGGACTACCACGAAGGCGGCAAAATAGAAATAAATGTTAAAAAACCTTGCAAAACTGCAGATGACTTAAGCGTGGCTTATAGTCCAGGAGTTGCAGAGCCTTGCAAAGAGATAGAAGCGGATAACGAATTAGCTTATAGATATACGAATAAAGGCAACCTTGTTGCAGTTATCACAGATAGTACAGCCGTGCTAGGTCTTGGAGATATAGGCGCTGTTGCCGGAAAGCCTGTTATGGAAGGCAAATCCGTTTTATTTAAAAAATTCGCAAACGTGGATGCGTTTGATATCGAGCTTGATGAGCACGATCCAGACAAGATAGTTGAGATCTGCAAAGCTCTTGCTCCAACATTTGGCGGTATAAATTTAGAAGATATCGGCGCACCAAAATGTTTTTACATAGAGAAAAAACTTCAAGAGAGCGTAAATATCCCAGTTATGCACGATGATCAGCACGGAACTGCTATTATAACGACTGCAGGACTTATCAATGCTCTAAAAATCACAGGCAAAAAAGTTGGCGAGATAAAAGTCGTAGTTAGCGGAAGCGGCGCGGCTGGAATCGCATGCGCGAAAATGTATAGAAATCTTGGTGTAAAACATATCGTAATGTTAGATAGCAAAGGCGTTATACATACTAAAAGAGAAAATTTAACTCCTGAAAAAGCTGATTTTGCTATAGATACGGACGCTAGAACTTTAGCTGATGCGATGAGAGGTGCCGATATGTTCCTCGGTCTTTCAAAAGCCGGTGTTTTAAGCAAAGATATGGTTGCTAGCATGGCATCAAATCCTATAATATTTGCCTTAGCAAATCCAACTCCTGAGATCATGCCTGAAATCGCTCACTCCGTAAGAGATGATATAATGATGGGAACAGGAAGAAGCGACTATCCAAATCAAGTAAATAATGTTTTGGGATTTCCGTTTATATTTCGCGGTGCGCTAGACGTAAGAGCTACAAAAATTACTGAAAATATGAAAATAGCGGCAGCGCATGCTTTAGCCGAGCTCGCCGAAGAATACGTACCAGATAGCGTTTTAGAAGCTTATGGCGAAAAAGATATTAAATTTAGTAAAGATTACATTATACCAAAACCATTTGATCCTAGAGTTCTTTTGGTAGTAGCCCCGGCAGTTGCCGAAGCAGCCGTAAAAGACGGAGTTACTTTGGTTAAAGATTTTGATAAATCGGCTTATATAGAAAAGCTTAAAAAATTATTTTAA
- a CDS encoding MqnA/MqnD/SBP family protein — translation MVFGKIDYLNLLPFHVFLKSYPLQNAAKKSIEFKKGVPSKLCKDLYYRRIDAAVISSIESRRSKYKVLDFGICAKKDVKSVLVRKNTKRSLDPASMSSNMLSRILKLDGEVIIGDNALIEYLKCGEDEFYDMGKIWNQRTGLPFVFGRFTYIKNKNSYKKIIKIFLNRNIKIPKYILDNYAISRGVKSNDIIWYLKFISYKIGVKEKKSLKIFLNKARNLKFNPNSV, via the coding sequence ATGGTTTTTGGCAAAATTGATTATCTAAATTTACTTCCGTTTCATGTGTTTTTGAAGTCTTATCCTCTACAAAACGCTGCTAAAAAAAGTATTGAATTTAAAAAAGGCGTACCTAGCAAATTATGCAAAGATCTCTATTATAGGCGTATAGATGCGGCTGTTATCTCAAGTATAGAAAGCAGACGAAGCAAATATAAAGTGCTTGATTTTGGAATTTGCGCGAAAAAAGATGTGAAATCGGTCTTAGTCCGTAAAAATACAAAAAGAAGTTTAGATCCGGCATCAATGAGTTCAAATATGTTAAGTCGAATTTTAAAACTAGATGGAGAGGTTATAATAGGAGACAATGCACTTATAGAGTATTTGAAGTGTGGAGAAGACGAGTTTTACGATATGGGCAAGATCTGGAATCAAAGAACTGGCTTACCGTTCGTATTTGGCAGATTTACTTATATAAAAAATAAAAATAGCTATAAAAAAATTATTAAAATTTTTTTAAATAGAAATATAAAGATACCAAAATATATTCTTGATAATTATGCAATTAGCAGAGGCGTGAAATCTAATGATATCATATGGTATCTTAAATTTATAAGCTACAAAATAGGTGTAAAAGAGAAAAAATCTCTTAAAATATTCTTAAATAAAGCCAGAAATCTTAAATTTAATCCAAACAGTGTTTAA
- a CDS encoding MarR family winged helix-turn-helix transcriptional regulator — protein MVNYLGACLFFSSQAFSRISEEIAKEYFMPTTLSPSHAYLLHAIVLSEGISPSKLASIMCLSPSTVTRLVDKLVYRGLVEREFIGKTSNLKATKSGVELKDIIEQSMQKLNSKFIEIFGEQKIESLNLDFKEFILKLNSKENL, from the coding sequence ATGGTAAATTATCTCGGTGCTTGTCTGTTTTTTAGCTCTCAAGCCTTTTCAAGAATTTCTGAAGAGATTGCAAAAGAGTATTTTATGCCGACAACTCTTTCGCCATCTCACGCTTATTTGCTGCATGCTATAGTTCTTAGCGAAGGCATAAGTCCTAGCAAGTTGGCTAGTATAATGTGTTTGTCTCCATCTACCGTAACAAGACTTGTTGATAAACTAGTTTATAGAGGTCTTGTTGAGCGTGAATTTATAGGAAAAACTTCGAATTTAAAAGCTACAAAAAGCGGAGTGGAGTTAAAAGATATTATAGAACAATCTATGCAAAAATTAAATTCTAAATTTATAGAAATTTTTGGCGAACAGAAAATAGAGAGTCTAAATTTAGATTTTAAAGAGTTTATTTTAAAATTAAATTCAAAAGAAAATTTATAA
- the upp gene encoding uracil phosphoribosyltransferase yields MQNIRLISHPLIEHKLTILRDKNTDPFQFRMLIDEITYLMLFEASRDFELKDTEVITPVATTKSKKLAQKIMICPILRAALGMLGSVFKLLPDASVGFLGFQRDEKTLKAEFYYAKLPKDHAERIAIVIDPMFATGGTAIDAVRFLKEKGVKKIKFISILAAPEGLNRFSEVYPDVEVYTAAIDRGLNEKGYIIPGLGDAGDRVFNTVC; encoded by the coding sequence ATGCAAAATATAAGGCTAATATCGCATCCTCTTATTGAACATAAACTTACCATTTTAAGAGACAAAAATACCGATCCGTTTCAGTTTAGAATGTTAATTGATGAGATAACTTATCTAATGCTTTTTGAGGCAAGTAGGGATTTTGAGTTAAAAGATACTGAGGTTATAACTCCAGTTGCGACTACAAAATCAAAAAAATTAGCTCAGAAAATAATGATATGTCCGATTCTAAGAGCTGCTCTTGGTATGCTTGGTAGCGTATTTAAACTACTTCCTGATGCTAGCGTAGGATTTTTAGGATTTCAAAGAGATGAAAAAACATTAAAAGCAGAGTTTTACTATGCAAAACTTCCAAAAGATCATGCTGAACGCATTGCAATAGTTATAGATCCTATGTTTGCTACAGGCGGTACTGCTATAGACGCAGTTCGATTTTTAAAAGAAAAAGGTGTGAAAAAGATTAAATTCATATCTATTTTAGCGGCTCCTGAAGGGCTTAATAGATTTAGCGAAGTCTATCCCGATGTTGAAGTTTATACAGCTGCGATCGATAGAGGCTTAAATGAAAAAGGTTATATAATTCCGGGTCTTGGAGATGCTGGAGATAGAGTTTTTAACACTGTTTGTTAG
- the gltX gene encoding glutamate--tRNA ligase, whose translation MLTTRFAPSPTGFLHVGGLRTALYSYLYARKNGGKFVLRIEDTDLKRNSEEAVIAIREAFNWCGLDYDGEVTYQSKRFDIYKEYIKKLLDEGKAYKCYMTKVELDELRAAQEAKKERPKYDGRYRDFTGTPPAGIEPVIRIKAPLNGTIEFKDGIKGDVKFNCADILDDFIIARSDGTPTYNFCVVIDDALMGITHVIRGDDHLSNTPKQIILYEALGFNLPEFFHVAMINGSDGSKLSKRHGATDVMEYKSMGYLPEALLNFLVRLGWSHGDDEIFSMSDMLKYFDPHDINKSASTYNLTKLDWLNAHYIKTLPYERLADDMKFFGIDFRAFDKGELLLNSLRERSKTLVELKNSALNIINSPETYDEKAVAKFINTESKELLKEYAANLEDKNISAKDCEDITIAFLEKRDKKLKDIAQPIRIAITGSAVSPSIFEVIEVIGIKELKSRIAALLEKLD comes from the coding sequence ATGCTTACAACTAGATTTGCTCCAAGTCCGACTGGTTTTTTACATGTCGGAGGTCTTAGAACCGCGCTTTATAGCTATCTTTATGCTAGAAAAAACGGAGGTAAATTCGTACTTCGTATCGAAGATACGGATCTAAAAAGAAACTCTGAAGAAGCGGTAATTGCTATAAGAGAAGCATTTAACTGGTGCGGACTAGATTACGATGGTGAAGTAACTTACCAATCAAAAAGATTTGACATATATAAAGAGTATATAAAGAAGCTTTTAGATGAAGGCAAAGCATATAAATGTTATATGACAAAAGTAGAACTTGATGAGCTAAGAGCCGCGCAAGAAGCTAAAAAAGAGCGTCCAAAATATGATGGCAGATATAGGGATTTTACCGGCACTCCGCCAGCAGGCATCGAACCAGTTATCCGTATCAAAGCGCCTCTTAACGGAACTATAGAGTTTAAAGACGGTATAAAAGGCGACGTGAAGTTTAACTGCGCCGATATACTTGATGATTTTATCATAGCAAGAAGCGATGGTACGCCGACTTATAATTTTTGTGTGGTGATAGATGATGCTTTGATGGGAATTACTCATGTTATAAGAGGAGATGATCATCTTAGCAATACCCCAAAACAGATCATACTTTATGAAGCGCTCGGATTTAACTTGCCTGAATTTTTTCACGTGGCTATGATAAACGGAAGTGATGGTTCAAAACTATCTAAAAGACACGGCGCAACCGATGTTATGGAGTATAAAAGTATGGGTTATCTCCCTGAAGCGCTTTTGAATTTCCTTGTACGTTTAGGCTGGAGCCATGGTGATGATGAGATCTTTTCTATGAGTGATATGTTAAAATACTTTGATCCGCACGATATAAATAAGTCTGCTTCTACGTATAACCTTACAAAACTCGATTGGCTAAATGCGCACTATATAAAAACTCTGCCTTATGAGCGTTTGGCTGATGATATGAAGTTTTTCGGTATCGATTTTAGAGCGTTTGATAAAGGAGAGCTACTTTTAAATTCGCTTAGAGAGAGAAGTAAGACTTTAGTGGAGCTTAAAAACTCGGCTTTAAATATTATAAATTCACCCGAAACTTACGATGAAAAAGCTGTTGCTAAATTTATAAATACTGAATCAAAAGAGCTTTTAAAAGAGTACGCCGCTAACCTAGAAGATAAGAATATCTCAGCTAAAGATTGTGAAGATATTACCATAGCATTTTTAGAAAAGCGCGATAAAAAGCTAAAAGACATAGCGCAGCCTATTCGTATCGCCATAACAGGCAGCGCAGTTAGTCCTAGTATATTTGAAGTTATAGAGGTGATAGGTATAAAAGAGCTAAAATCTAGAATAGCCGCTCTTTTAGAAAAATTAGATTAA